The following proteins are encoded in a genomic region of Cyclonatronum proteinivorum:
- a CDS encoding GIY-YIG nuclease family protein: MPVPREQFRLLPAQNPLKGWLGEIFWEEIPKGPGVYLFWSGEGEVLYAGKSCNLRNRLFSYKNAKPSSVSRKIIRLIRETARISWHLTAGETEALLEENRLIRLHRPPYNSANKSPETYYFLLLSRPTDFSLRLELRMSVPDGFAGQVFGAFKGHGPVRRALGALNRLLFRYSILGEDPLPRELTRVLTPRIYTHTFDVPVCLLHRLTRQFLSGESPALLRLLEPIAETAPDRFTLAHLAQDEENLRHFYRSYAAYHACLQRHFNLRTPLIPQEDADDFRVMLFGR; encoded by the coding sequence ATGCCCGTCCCCCGTGAACAGTTCCGGCTGCTGCCAGCTCAAAATCCGCTTAAAGGGTGGCTGGGGGAAATCTTTTGGGAGGAAATCCCAAAAGGGCCGGGTGTCTATTTGTTTTGGTCGGGTGAGGGGGAAGTGCTCTACGCCGGAAAATCGTGCAACCTGCGGAACCGGCTGTTCAGCTACAAAAATGCGAAGCCGTCATCGGTCTCCCGCAAAATTATCCGGCTGATCAGAGAGACCGCGCGCATCAGCTGGCACCTGACTGCCGGTGAAACCGAAGCCCTGCTCGAAGAAAACCGCCTGATACGGCTGCACCGTCCGCCCTACAACAGCGCGAACAAATCGCCGGAGACCTACTACTTCCTGCTGCTGAGCCGCCCAACGGATTTTTCGCTCCGGCTTGAGCTGCGGATGTCCGTTCCGGACGGTTTTGCCGGGCAGGTGTTCGGGGCGTTTAAGGGGCACGGGCCCGTTCGGCGGGCGCTGGGGGCGCTGAACCGGTTGCTGTTCCGGTACAGCATTTTGGGGGAGGATCCGCTGCCCCGCGAGCTCACGCGCGTGCTGACCCCGCGCATCTACACGCACACTTTCGATGTTCCCGTCTGTTTGCTGCACCGTTTGACGCGGCAGTTTTTGTCGGGTGAAAGCCCGGCCCTGCTCCGGCTGCTGGAGCCGATCGCGGAAACCGCGCCGGACCGCTTCACGCTTGCTCATCTTGCGCAGGATGAGGAAAACCTGCGGCACTTTTACCGCAGCTATGCGGCCTATCATGCTTGTCTCCAGCGGCATTTCAACCTGCGCACGCCGCTCATTCCGCAGGAAGATGCGGATGATTTTAGGGTGATGCTATTTGGGCGTTGA
- a CDS encoding class I SAM-dependent methyltransferase — MSAATPSPDRYYQEVASYYDDDAQDFEQRYEVNPVLQRIRGAFREITEREAFTHALEIGCGPGFDVEYFAATYPERKVSAIDVSPGMIELAQRRCDGAGLTNVSLGVGSVEDIPQVFPEQKFDLIFVYFGGLNTVFDLRKAAADLRKVCTPDARLVLTFVNRYYLTEIPLWLLMRRFDKAFERVTNRWRGYSDLRKIPSRPYSAGDIRRAFGPDFRMGYRRGFSLLYPAWYRSHLLPKLGSKAETLWKIDSVLAKTPLWNTGEYSLYEMRVKS; from the coding sequence ATGTCCGCTGCAACACCTTCGCCCGACCGCTATTATCAGGAAGTTGCCTCCTATTATGATGACGACGCACAGGATTTCGAACAGCGCTATGAGGTCAATCCTGTGCTGCAGCGCATTCGCGGGGCTTTTCGGGAAATCACGGAGCGGGAAGCCTTCACTCACGCCCTGGAAATCGGCTGCGGGCCCGGTTTTGATGTGGAGTACTTCGCGGCGACTTATCCTGAGCGAAAGGTTTCGGCCATTGATGTGTCGCCTGGCATGATTGAACTCGCGCAGCGCCGCTGCGATGGTGCCGGACTTACCAATGTCTCGTTGGGCGTGGGCTCGGTCGAGGACATCCCGCAGGTTTTTCCGGAACAGAAGTTCGACCTGATTTTCGTGTATTTCGGCGGACTCAACACCGTCTTCGACCTGCGCAAAGCGGCGGCCGATTTGCGGAAAGTCTGCACCCCGGATGCCCGTCTCGTGCTCACCTTCGTTAACCGCTACTACCTCACCGAAATCCCGCTTTGGCTGCTCATGCGCCGTTTTGACAAAGCCTTCGAGCGGGTCACCAACCGCTGGCGCGGCTATTCCGATCTGCGGAAAATCCCAAGCCGTCCCTACTCAGCCGGCGATATCCGGCGTGCCTTCGGTCCGGATTTCCGGATGGGCTACCGGCGTGGGTTCAGCCTGCTTTATCCCGCATGGTACCGCTCGCACCTGCTGCCCAAGCTCGGCAGCAAAGCCGAAACCCTTTGGAAAATCGACAGCGTCCTGGCCAAAACACCGCTCTGGAACACCGGTGAATACAGCTTATATGAGATGCGGGTGAAATCCTGA
- a CDS encoding 2'-deoxycytidine 5'-triphosphate deaminase — protein MNLTIRKKGILPVQQLKQLVSYGVIRTDAAYPFEDEQFQPNSIDLRLGRVAYRVRCGFLPENETVEAKINKLCQHEFSIEEGGVLEPNCTYIIPLLEHLILPETTSQTYALTDGSGGEFALETESRISARTNPKSTTGRLDIFTRLVTDYSHRFEEIAPGYKGPLFLEVVPKSFPIRVQTGQKLNQLRLRHGNTRLSDEEVRAAHARTPILFGEGGEAIADADLKLGNGLFMSVDLQGGEDGLIGYRARKNRAVIDLSLIGYYDPFSFWEPIYAQREDFIILEPEAFYIFASKERCRIPDHLAGEMVPYDTGSGELRTHYAGFFDSGFGANPGGARAVLEVRSHDVPFLVEDGQTFFSMVFESNTALPETSYGSGVVSNYQGQNLKLSKHFKP, from the coding sequence ATGAATTTAACCATCCGCAAAAAAGGGATTTTGCCCGTGCAACAGCTCAAACAGCTGGTTTCGTACGGGGTAATCCGAACTGACGCTGCGTATCCTTTTGAAGACGAACAGTTTCAGCCCAATTCAATCGACCTTCGCCTGGGCCGTGTTGCTTATCGCGTGCGTTGCGGGTTTTTGCCCGAAAATGAGACGGTAGAAGCTAAAATAAACAAGCTGTGTCAGCATGAGTTTTCTATTGAAGAAGGGGGCGTGCTGGAGCCCAACTGCACGTATATCATTCCGTTGCTGGAGCACCTGATTCTTCCTGAAACGACTTCTCAAACCTACGCACTGACGGATGGCAGCGGCGGGGAGTTTGCGCTGGAAACCGAGAGCCGGATCAGTGCACGGACCAACCCCAAGAGCACGACCGGACGGCTTGATATTTTTACGCGGCTCGTGACTGATTATTCGCACCGTTTCGAGGAAATCGCTCCCGGCTACAAGGGTCCGCTGTTTCTGGAGGTCGTGCCGAAGTCGTTTCCGATACGGGTGCAGACCGGTCAGAAGCTGAATCAGCTGCGGCTGCGGCACGGCAACACCCGGTTATCGGATGAGGAAGTCCGGGCGGCGCATGCCCGAACGCCGATATTGTTTGGGGAGGGGGGCGAGGCGATCGCGGATGCCGACCTTAAACTCGGTAACGGGCTTTTTATGAGTGTTGACCTTCAGGGCGGTGAAGACGGTCTGATCGGCTACCGTGCCCGTAAAAACCGGGCGGTAATTGACCTGAGCCTGATCGGGTATTACGATCCTTTTTCGTTTTGGGAGCCGATTTATGCGCAGCGGGAAGATTTTATTATTCTGGAACCGGAGGCTTTTTACATTTTTGCTTCCAAAGAACGATGCCGCATACCGGACCATCTGGCCGGAGAAATGGTGCCCTACGATACCGGTTCGGGGGAGCTCCGCACGCACTATGCCGGTTTTTTTGACAGCGGATTTGGTGCCAATCCCGGTGGGGCCCGGGCTGTGCTGGAAGTCCGCTCGCACGACGTACCCTTCCTTGTTGAAGACGGGCAAACGTTTTTCAGCATGGTTTTTGAATCCAATACCGCGCTGCCCGAAACGAGCTACGGCTCCGGGGTAGTGAGTAATTATCAGGGGCAAAACCTGAAGCTCAGCAAACATTTCAAGCCCTAA
- the alr gene encoding alanine racemase, giving the protein MFHSSFIELNKAAYQQNISFLRSRFGPDVRFSAVIKGNAYGHGIENILPMAEELDIRHFSVFCADEALKALNARTADSEIMIMGMIDDAALEWAVEHDVSFYVFELERVKAAVEAAKKLRKPARMHIELETGMYRTGFNREELQEALDFISDERQHLTIEGLCTHFAGAESVTNYLRVKNQMKAYGKLHRMVDKSGIPYRMCHTACSAAALRYPKTRMDMVRIGIAQYGLWPNRETYLFDVVERNGDETSENPLRRVISWKSRVMSTKTVPPNRFIGYGTTYLTNHATDIATVPVGYTHGFSRNLSNLGRVLVNGRRVPVIGLVNMNMMMVDVTGIEGVEKGSEVIIIGEKGGIDMTVGSFSELTNMLNYETLARLPEKIPRYII; this is encoded by the coding sequence ATGTTTCATTCTTCCTTTATTGAACTCAATAAAGCAGCCTATCAGCAAAACATTTCTTTTCTCAGATCGCGCTTTGGTCCGGACGTCCGTTTTTCGGCAGTCATCAAGGGCAACGCCTACGGACACGGCATCGAAAACATCCTCCCCATGGCCGAAGAACTCGACATCCGCCATTTCTCGGTATTCTGCGCGGATGAAGCCCTCAAAGCCCTGAACGCCCGCACTGCCGACAGCGAAATTATGATTATGGGGATGATTGATGACGCCGCCCTCGAGTGGGCGGTGGAGCACGACGTCAGTTTTTATGTCTTCGAGCTCGAACGGGTGAAGGCCGCGGTTGAAGCGGCGAAGAAACTGCGCAAACCCGCACGCATGCACATTGAGCTTGAAACAGGCATGTACCGCACCGGCTTCAACCGGGAAGAGCTTCAGGAAGCCCTTGATTTTATTTCGGATGAGCGGCAGCATCTCACCATTGAAGGACTGTGCACGCACTTTGCCGGGGCCGAGAGCGTGACCAACTACCTCCGGGTCAAAAATCAGATGAAAGCTTACGGCAAGCTGCACCGCATGGTCGATAAGAGCGGCATCCCTTACCGTATGTGCCATACGGCCTGTTCTGCAGCTGCGCTGCGCTACCCCAAAACCCGCATGGACATGGTGCGCATCGGCATTGCGCAGTACGGACTGTGGCCCAACCGCGAAACCTACCTGTTCGATGTGGTCGAGCGAAACGGCGACGAGACCTCGGAGAACCCGCTGCGGCGCGTCATCAGCTGGAAAAGCCGGGTGATGAGCACCAAAACGGTGCCGCCCAACCGCTTCATCGGCTACGGCACAACCTACCTCACCAATCACGCAACCGACATAGCAACGGTGCCGGTCGGCTACACGCACGGCTTCAGCCGCAACCTCAGCAACCTCGGCCGCGTGCTCGTAAACGGACGCCGCGTACCCGTCATCGGCCTCGTAAACATGAACATGATGATGGTGGACGTGACCGGCATAGAAGGCGTCGAAAAAGGCTCAGAAGTCATCATCATAGGGGAAAAAGGCGGCATCGACATGACCGTCGGCTCCTTCTCCGAACTCACCAACATGCTCAACTACGAAACCCTCGCCCGCCTGCCCGAGAAAATCCCGCGCTACATTATTTGA